A window of Kineococcus sp. NBC_00420 genomic DNA:
GGAAGCCGCGGATCGAGGATCCGTCGAACATCTGGCCCTCGGAGAGCGCGTCGAGGTCGAGCGTCTTCGCGGGGATGGTGAAGTGCTGCATCACGCCCGGCAGGTCGCAGAACCGGATGTCGACGAACTTCACGTCCTCACTCGCGATGTAGTCGAGGACCTCTTGGGCGTTGCTGAACATCCAACCTCCAGAAACGGATCCGGCCCGGATGTCGAGCCGCCGCGGACGCGCTGACCGTAGGGGCACGATGTTTCGTGCTCGTTACGACCGCGTTTCCGGCAGCTTACCGAGATCGTGGAGGTGGGGACAGGGAGACCCGCCGAGCCCACGTACGCTGACCGGGTGGCCGAGCGATCGATCGAGAACACGCCCCCGCAACCCGCCGGGGTCCGGCTCGGACTGCCCGTCGAGGGCCGCGGCTCCGTGGCCGGCTGGGGGCGTCGCTTCCTCGGGGTGCTCGTCGACTGGGTGATCGCGAGCCTCATCGCCCGCGCCTTCCTCACGTCCCTGGGGGCCCAGTTCGGTCCGCTGCTGGTCTTCTTCGTCATGCACCTGCTGCTGGTGTCCACGATCGGGATGACCATCGGCCACGCCGTCGTCGGGATCGCGGTGCGGCGCCTGGACGGGCGTCCCGTCGGCTTCGTCGCCGGCTTCGCCCGCGCGCTGCTGCTGAGCATCGTCATCCCCGCGGTCATCACCGACCCCGACCGCCGCGGGCTGCACGACAAGGCCGCCCAGGTGGTCGTCGTGCGGCGCTGACCGCCCCCGCGCACGACGAAGCCCGCCGCTCTGCGCGACCTCGACGGTCGTGCGAACGGCGGGCTTCCCCGTTGCGGTGCGAGCGGGCGGTCAGCGACCGCGCATGGCCCGACGGTCCGGGCGGGCGCGCATCGGGTCGATGCCCTTGGGCACCGGGGGACGGATGCCGCCGAGGGCCTTGAGGCGCTTCTGCACGGTGGCCACCTCGTCCTTGGTCAGCTGCGGCTTGAGGCGCTGGACGCGCGACGCCAGCTTGCGCAGCGGCACCTCGTTCTCGCCGCCACCGTCGCCGACGGTGAACAGGTGCACCGGGACGTTGGGCGCGATCCGGTTGACCTTGCGGCGTTCGGCCTCGAGCAGCTTCTTGACCCGGGTCGGCGGACCGTCCCCGACGAGGACGATCCCGGCGCGACCGGTCGCGCGGAAGACCATGTCCTGGCTGCGGGCCTCGGCGGCGACGGGTTCCTGCTCGATCGTCCAGCCGCGGCGGATGGAGCTCAGGGCCGCGCCGGCGGCACCCTTCTGCCCGTCGAGGTTCATGTAGGCGGCGCGCTCGGCGCGCCGGCCGAGCAGGAACATCGCGAGCAGGACGCCGACCATGACGCCGAGGATCGTGAAGTAGATCGGGTGGTCCACGAGCAGGCCCAGGACGAGGCCCACCACGATCGGCCCCAGCAGGGCCGCCAGCAGCACCCACTTCGCGCCCGGGTCGACCCGGACGGTCATGTCGTAGACCTGCTTCAGCTGGCGGGTCCGGGCGAACCGCTGCTTCTTCGGCTTCTCTGCCGGGGTCGCGCCCGCAGGCTTCTCACGTCGTGCCATGCGGGCAAGGATACGGCCCCGGCCGGGGAGCCCTGGATCAGCGCGCGAGCAGGCTGGACGCCTCCTGTGCGGCGGGGCTCTCCTTGTCCAGGTGGGCCAGCTGCTCGGGGAGGGCGACGCCGCGCTTCTTCATCGCCTGCGCCCACAGGCGGCCTGCCCGGTAGGACGAGCGGACCAGCGGACCGGCCATGACCCCGGAGAAGCCGAGGCGCTCGGCCGCCTCGGAGAACTCCACGAACTTCTCCGGCTTCACCCACCGCGCCACGGGGTGGTGGCGCGGGGTCGGCCGCAGGTACTGGGTGATGGTGATGATGTCGCAGCCCGCACCGTGCAGGTCGGCCAGCGCCTCGAGGACCTCCTCGTCGGTCTCACCCATGCCGAGGATGAGGTTCGACTTCGTCACCAGCCCGGCGTCGCGGCCCTGGGTGATCACGTCGAGGGAACGGTCGTAGCGGAACGCCGGGCGGATGCTCTTGAAGATGCGCGGGACGGTCTCGACGTTGTGCGCGAACACCTCGGGCCGGGCGTCGAACACCTGCTGCAGCAGGTCCGGGCGGCCGTTGAAGTCCGGGACGAGGATCTCCACGCCCGTGCCCTCGTTGTGCGCGTGGGTCTGGCGGATCGTCTCGGCGTAGAGCCACGCGCCGCCGTCGGCCAGGTCGTCACGGGCGACCCCGGTGATCGTGGCGTAGCGCAGCCCCATCGTCGCGATCGACTCCGCGACGCGGCGCGGTTCGTCGCGGTCCAGCGGCGAGGGCTTGCCGGTGTCGATCTGGCAGAAGTCGCAGCGGCGGGTGCACTCCGAGCCCCCGATGAGGAAGGTGGCCTCGCGGTCCTCCCAGCACTCGTAGATGTTGGGGCAGCCCGCCTCCTCGCACACCGTGTGCAGTCCGCCGGACTTCACCAGGCCCTTGAGCTCGGTGTACTCCGGACCGGTGCGGGCCTTCGTGCGGATCCACGACGGCTTCCGCTCGATCGGCGTCTCGGCGTTGCGCGCTTCGATGCGCAGCATCCGCCGCCCTTCCGGTGCGAGAGTCACGCCCACCAGCCTACGTCGGGCTCACCCGCGAGGTGCCCACCCCCGGGGGTCGACCCCGCCGGGGACGTCGGCCCCGGGGTCGTAGGGGGTGCGGGTGAGGCGGAAGCTGGCCAGGTCCAGGTGGCCGACGATGCCGTCGGCGCCGCGGACCGGGCGCAGCAGTTCGCCCGCGTAGTAGTTGTCCAGCCCGCGCCAGGTCCCGGGTTCGCCGGCGGGGACGAAGCGGGACGCCCGCCCGCGCCCGGTCATGCCCCCCAGCTCGAAGCCGTCGCTCGTGGCGCGGACCAGCAGCGGCGTGGGCCCCCAGTACCAGGGCCCGACGAGCTCGAGGACGTCGGCGGGGACCTCCCGCGGGACCCACGGCGCGGGGGAGAGCGGTTCCTGCGTCGCGAGGGTCGACAGCAACCGGCTCGGCAGGTCCCCGAACCCCGAGGTCGAGTTCGTCAGGGCGATGACCGCGTCGCCGGTCTCGACGTCGACGCGCAGCATGGCCACGAACCCCGGCATCGACCCGGAGTGGCCGGCGTGGCGGCGGCCCTCGACGTTCCAGAGCTGCAACCCCAGGCCGTAGCCGACCGACCAGGGTCCCCCGCGGGCGTCGTCGACGCTCTGCGGTTCCCACATCGCCTCGACGGTGTCGCGCCGCAGCACCGGCGAGGTACCGGCGACGACGCCCACCCAGCGCGCGAGGTCGGCGACCGTCGACCAGATCTGGCCGGCGGGGGCCATCGCGCCGGCGTCGTGCTCGGGTTCGGGCAGGACGACGTCGGCCCACGGGTGCACGGCCAGACCGCGGGCGGCGGGGGCCTGCGGGCGCATCGTGGTGCGCGACATGCCGAGGGGGAGGAGGAACTGGGTCGCGACGACGTCGCGCCACGTGCTGTCGCGGACCCGTCCCACGAGCTCGCCGAGGACGCCGAAACCGACGTTGGAGTAGTGGAAGCGGGTGCCCGGGCGGTGCCGCACGGCGGAGGCGCCTAGGATCGGGAGGAGGGAGCCCCAGTCGCCGCCCTCCGTGCGCTCCCACCAGGGCCCGTCGGTCTCGGCCTGCACGCCGCCGGCCTGGCCGAGCAGCTGGCCGACGCTCACCCGCCCCACGCCGTCGGTGAGCTCGGGCAGGTGCGCGCGCACCGGGTCCTCGAGACCGACGAGACCGTCCTCGACGGCGCGCATCACCGCGGCCGCGACGAACGTCTTCGAGATCGACCCGACCCGGTACTGGGTGTCGCGTGCGTCCAGGGGGGCCTCGACCCCGGTGCTCCCGGCGGCGGCGCTCCAGACCAGGCTCCCACCGCGCACGAGACCGGCCACCACCGAGGGCAACCGGGAACTGCTCTGCTCACGGGCGAGCAGGTGCTCGAGGGTGCGGGTGGTGCCCGGCAGCAACGTGACGTCCATGCTCCGACCCTGCCAGAGCTCGCCTCCGGGCCACCCGGCAGGATCGGGGCGTGGACCTGCGCATCTTCACCGAACCCCAGCAAGGCGCCAGCTACGAGGACCTGCGACGGGTGGCCGTGGCCGCCGAGCAGACCGGGTTCTCGGCGTTCTTCCGTTCCGACCACTACCTGACCATGGGCGGCTCCGGCCTGCCCGGTCCGACCGACGCGTGGACGACGCTGGCCGCGCTGGCCCGCGACACCACCTCGATCCGCCTGGGCACGCTCGTCAGCTCCGCGACCTTCCGCCACCCCGGGGTGCTGGGCATCCAGGTGGCCCAGGTTGACGAGATGTCCGGCGGCCGCGTCGAACTCGGCCTCGGGACCGGGTGGTACGAGGAGGAGCACACCGCCTACGGCATCCCGTTCCCCCCGCTGAAGGAACGCTTCGACCGCTTCGCCGAGCAGCTCGCCCTCATCACCGGGTCCTGGGCGACGCCCGTGGGGGAGACGTTCGACTTCGCCGGTGAGCACTACCGGCTGACGGGCTCGCCGGCGCTGCCCAAACCCGTCCAGTCGCCGCCGCCGATCATCGTCGGCGGGGCCGGGAAGAAGCGCGGGGCGGCGCTGGCGGCGCAGTACGCGGCCGAGTTCAACTCCGGGTTCTCCTCACCGGCCGACACGGCCGCCGCCTTCGGCCGGGTGCGTGAGGCGTGCTCGCTCGTGGGGCGCGACCCCGCCTCGCTGGCCTACTCCTCCGCCCTCGTCGTGTGCTGCGGTCGGGACGAGGAGGAGGTGGCCCGCCGGGCGCGGCACATCGGCTCGGAGGGCCGCGACCCCGACGAACTGCGGCAGAACGGGCTCGCCGGAACGCCCGCGGAGGTCGTCGACGCGATCGGTCGCTACGCCGAGGCCGGGGTCGAACGGATCTACCTGCAGATCTGGGACCTGGACGACCTCGACCACCTCGAGCTGATCGCCGCCGAGGTCGCACCCCAGCTCTGACCCCCCGGTGTCGTCCCTCCCCCACACGGCGGGAGGGATGACGCACGGTCCGCCTGGGGTGACGGTGTCACCCCAGGTGAGAGTTGTGGTGGCGGTCCCGGCCGGTGCACCCTCGCAGCAGTCGACACCGAGTTCCGGGGTCGGGTCAGGGTGGGAGGGCACAGTGCGGGAGCACGAACGTGCGGATGCGCCCACGGTCAGCGTCGGCGTCCCCGTCTACAACGGCGAGGCGTACCTCGAGCAGACCCTCGAGGCGCTGCTGGACCAGTCGTACACCGACTTCGAGCTCATCGTCTGCGACAACGCCTCGACCGACCGCACGCGCGAGATCGCGGAGGGGTTCGCCGCCAGCGACGACCGCGTCCGCTACCTGCGCAACCCGAGGAACATCGGTCTCGCGAAGAACTTCAACCGGGTGTTCCAGCTCTCCCGCGGGAAGTACTTCCGCTGGGCGATGGCCGACGACCTCGTCGACCGCACCAACCTCGCGGACTGCGTCGCCGCCCTCGAGGCGGATCCCGGGGTGGTGCTCGCCGTGCCGACCTGGGACCTCATCGACGCCGAGGGGCGCCCCGCCCGCGGCGACCGGGAACTGGCCTCGTTCAGCTGGGACGAGGACCCGGGTCGCCGGATGGCGCAGTTCCTCGACATGATCAACGGCCGCTCCTCGATCGCGGTGCTGGCCTACCTGTCCGGGCTGATCCGCAGCGAGGCCGTGTGGGGGACCGACCAGCTCGGCAGCTACCCGTGCTCGGACCAGGTCCTCCTCGGGCAACTGCTGCTGCGTGGCCGGTTCGTGGAGGTGGCGACCCCGTCCCTGCACGTCCGGTTGCACGAGGCCTCGGCCGGTCACGGGATCGGCACCGGTGACTACGCTGCCGTCCACCGCACGTTCTTCCCCGACAACCCGCCGGCGAACCTGTTGCGCTGGAGGGCGACCCGCTACCGCAAGATGTGGGACGTCCTGCGCGACGCCGCGAGCTCGTCCTCGCAGCGGCTCGCGCTGCAGGCCCGCTACGCCAAGGGGTCGGCCATCCAGCTGCTCCCGATCTGAGCTCCCGGTCCGAGCCCGTCGCCGGGATACCTCAGCCGGGGAGGTGCGCGGCGGGGAGGAGTTCCTCGACGACGTCCGCGGCGTCGAGGACGCCGACGCGGCGCCCCGACCGGGCGCTCAGCGACGCCGCTCCGGCGTCGGGCAGACCGCAGGGGACGATGTGGCTGAAACCCCGCAGGTCGGTGTCGCAGTTCAGGGCGAAACCGTGCATCGTCACCCCCTTCGCGACCCGCACCCCGATCGCGGCGAGCTTGCCCTCCGAACGCCACCCGGGGGCCAGCGGTTCGGCTCCCGTCCAGACGCCGGTGCGGTCCGCCACGCGGTAGCCCTCGACACCGAACCGGGCGCAGACCGCGATGAGGAGTTCCTCGAGGCGGCGCACGTACCCCACGACGTCCAGCGCCCCGTGCAGCCGCACGATCGGGTACCCCACGAGTTGTCCCGGTCCGTGCCAGGTGATCCGCCCACCGCGGTCGACGTCGACGACGGGGGTTCCGTCGTCGGGACGTTCCCAGGAGTTCGTCCGCCTGCCGGCGGTGTAGACGGGGGCGTGCTCCAGCAGGAGGACGGTGTCCGGTCGATCACCCGCGACGACCTCGGTGTGCCGGGCCCGCTGCAGCGCCCAGGCTTCGCGGTAGTCGACCGGGCGCGACCCCAGGGCAACCCGCTCGACCTGCAGCGCCGCCACCCCGAGCTCCAGTCCCCGCACCGGGTCAGCCTACGACGCGCGGTCCCGAGGTCCCCGCCCGCCGGCCGTTCTGGGACCCTGTGCCCGTGCCCCTCACCACCATCCTCACCGCCGACGTCGTGGTGCCGCTCGCGGGTGCCGGTCCCGAGCGGCACCGCATCCTCGCCCCCGGGGCCGTGGCCGTCAGCGGCCAGACGATCGTGGCGGTCGGGACGCCCGAGGACGTGCAGGCCGCTCACCCCGACGCCACGGTGGAGCACCTGCCCGGTCGGGTCCTCATGCCCGGTCTGGTCAACGCCCACCACCACTCCGGTCTGCTGCGCGGCACAGCCGAACACCTGCCGGTCTGGGAGTGGCTCCGGCTGCACATCGACCCGATGCACCGGGTGCTGCGCCCCGAGGAGGCCGAGGCCGCCGCGTGGCTCTGCTACGCCGAGGGTCTGCTCTCCGGCACGACGACCGTCGTCGACATGTGGCGCTACCTCGACGGCGCCGCTCGGGCCGCCACGCAGCTGGGGAACCGGCTCGTGACCGTGAACTACGTCGGGGCCCACCCCGAGCACGACTACTTCGACACCCTCGACGACAACGAGCGCATGCTGCGCGAGTGGGCCGGCGCCGCCGACGGCCGCATCGTGCCCTGGGTCGGTCTCGAACACCCCTTCTACGCCGACGAGGCCGGTCAGCGCCGCGCCATCGCCCTGGCCAACGAGTACGGCACGGGGCTGTACACGCACTGCTCCGAGGCGGAGGTCGAGATCGAGCAGTTCCAGCAGCGCTACGGCGCCCGTCCGGTGCACGCCCTCGACCGGTTGGGTTTCTTCGACACCCCGCGCACGGTCCTGGCCCACGCCGTCTGGCTGGACCCGTCCGAGATCGAACTCCTCGCCGCCCGCGGTGGCGGCGTCTCGCACAACCCGGTCAGCAACATGAAGCTCGCGAGCGGTTTCGCCCCCGTCGCCGAACTCCTCGAGGCCGGGGTGGCCGTCGGGATCGGCAGCGACGGCGAGAAGGAGAACAACAACCTCGACCTGTTCGAGGAGATGAAGGTGGCCTCCCTGCTCGGGAAGCTGCGCACGCTCGACGCGGCGGCCATGGACTCCTGGCAGGTCCTCGAGATGGCGACCCGCGGCGGTGCCCGCGCCATGGGGCTCGACGAGACCACGGGATCGCTGGAACCGGGCAAGCAGGCCGACGTCATCGCCGTGCGCCTCGACACCCCGCGGATGACGCCGCTGTTCACCGCGGGCCCCTACACCAACGTCCACCACAACCTCGTCCACGCCGTCCGGGGGTCCGACGTCGACCTGACGATGGTCGCCGGGAAGGTCGTCGTCCGCGGTGGGGAACTCCTCACGGCGGACCTGCACGAGGTCATCGCCCGGGCGAACGCCGCCGTCCCCGGCCTCTTCGCCCGTCGAAGCGCCTGGCTCGCGGAGAACGGCGAGCCGGAAGGAGTCGTGCCGTGAGCACCGGAACCCCCGTGACCCCGGTCACCGAGACCGACCTCGCGCGTCTGCGCGACGCCATCGTGGTGTCGCGCCGGGCCCGCGAGAACGGCCAGCACCCCTTCGGGGCCGTGCTCGTCGACCCGTCCGGAGCCGTCGTCCTGGAGTCGGAGAACAGCGTCCCCGCTGACGGCGACTGCACCGCGCACGCCGAGCTGAAACTCGCCCGCGCCGCGTTCCAGGCCTTCGGGTCCGCCGCGCTGGCGGAGTTCACGCTCTACACCAGCGCCGAGGCCTGCGCGATGTGCTCCGGGGCGATCTACTGGTCGGGCATCGGCCGGGTCGTGCACGCCCTGAGCGAGGCCCGGCTGGCCGAACTCACCGGGGACCACGAGGAGAACCCGACCATGGCCCTCTCCAGCGCCGCCGTGCTCAACGCCGGGCAGCGGGTCGTGCGCGTGGCGGGCCCGGCGCTCGCCGACGAGGCCGCCGCGGTGCACGAGGGTTTCTGGGTCTGAGCCTCCCGTGAAGCTGTCGGAGCTGGTCGGGGTGCGCGCCCTCGGGCTGCGCGTCGTCGTCGGCGGCGGTACCGCAGGAGAACTCCCGGTCACCGGCGCGTTCATCACCGATCTGCCCGATCCGTCGCGGTTCCTCGGTCCGGGGACCGTCGTCCTCTCCAACGGTCTCTGGGTGGAACGCCCCGACGGCGTGGAGCGGTTCGTCCGGGCCCTGTTGGGCGCCCGCGCGACCGCCCTGGTCCTGGGGCTGGTGGAACTCGGGGAGGTCCCGCCCGAACTCGTCGAGGTCGCCCGGCGCGAGGGGCTCGTCGTCGCGACGCTGCCCGAGGGTGCTTCCTTCGGCTCCGTCG
This region includes:
- a CDS encoding glycosyltransferase family 2 protein, whose amino-acid sequence is MREHERADAPTVSVGVPVYNGEAYLEQTLEALLDQSYTDFELIVCDNASTDRTREIAEGFAASDDRVRYLRNPRNIGLAKNFNRVFQLSRGKYFRWAMADDLVDRTNLADCVAALEADPGVVLAVPTWDLIDAEGRPARGDRELASFSWDEDPGRRMAQFLDMINGRSSIAVLAYLSGLIRSEAVWGTDQLGSYPCSDQVLLGQLLLRGRFVEVATPSLHVRLHEASAGHGIGTGDYAAVHRTFFPDNPPANLLRWRATRYRKMWDVLRDAASSSSQRLALQARYAKGSAIQLLPI
- a CDS encoding amidohydrolase family protein: MPLTTILTADVVVPLAGAGPERHRILAPGAVAVSGQTIVAVGTPEDVQAAHPDATVEHLPGRVLMPGLVNAHHHSGLLRGTAEHLPVWEWLRLHIDPMHRVLRPEEAEAAAWLCYAEGLLSGTTTVVDMWRYLDGAARAATQLGNRLVTVNYVGAHPEHDYFDTLDDNERMLREWAGAADGRIVPWVGLEHPFYADEAGQRRAIALANEYGTGLYTHCSEAEVEIEQFQQRYGARPVHALDRLGFFDTPRTVLAHAVWLDPSEIELLAARGGGVSHNPVSNMKLASGFAPVAELLEAGVAVGIGSDGEKENNNLDLFEEMKVASLLGKLRTLDAAAMDSWQVLEMATRGGARAMGLDETTGSLEPGKQADVIAVRLDTPRMTPLFTAGPYTNVHHNLVHAVRGSDVDLTMVAGKVVVRGGELLTADLHEVIARANAAVPGLFARRSAWLAENGEPEGVVP
- a CDS encoding RDD family protein produces the protein MAERSIENTPPQPAGVRLGLPVEGRGSVAGWGRRFLGVLVDWVIASLIARAFLTSLGAQFGPLLVFFVMHLLLVSTIGMTIGHAVVGIAVRRLDGRPVGFVAGFARALLLSIVIPAVITDPDRRGLHDKAAQVVVVRR
- the lipA gene encoding lipoyl synthase, which codes for MTLAPEGRRMLRIEARNAETPIERKPSWIRTKARTGPEYTELKGLVKSGGLHTVCEEAGCPNIYECWEDREATFLIGGSECTRRCDFCQIDTGKPSPLDRDEPRRVAESIATMGLRYATITGVARDDLADGGAWLYAETIRQTHAHNEGTGVEILVPDFNGRPDLLQQVFDARPEVFAHNVETVPRIFKSIRPAFRYDRSLDVITQGRDAGLVTKSNLILGMGETDEEVLEALADLHGAGCDIITITQYLRPTPRHHPVARWVKPEKFVEFSEAAERLGFSGVMAGPLVRSSYRAGRLWAQAMKKRGVALPEQLAHLDKESPAAQEASSLLAR
- a CDS encoding LLM class F420-dependent oxidoreductase, which codes for MDLRIFTEPQQGASYEDLRRVAVAAEQTGFSAFFRSDHYLTMGGSGLPGPTDAWTTLAALARDTTSIRLGTLVSSATFRHPGVLGIQVAQVDEMSGGRVELGLGTGWYEEEHTAYGIPFPPLKERFDRFAEQLALITGSWATPVGETFDFAGEHYRLTGSPALPKPVQSPPPIIVGGAGKKRGAALAAQYAAEFNSGFSSPADTAAAFGRVREACSLVGRDPASLAYSSALVVCCGRDEEEVARRARHIGSEGRDPDELRQNGLAGTPAEVVDAIGRYAEAGVERIYLQIWDLDDLDHLELIAAEVAPQL
- a CDS encoding serine hydrolase domain-containing protein, with product MDVTLLPGTTRTLEHLLAREQSSSRLPSVVAGLVRGGSLVWSAAAGSTGVEAPLDARDTQYRVGSISKTFVAAAVMRAVEDGLVGLEDPVRAHLPELTDGVGRVSVGQLLGQAGGVQAETDGPWWERTEGGDWGSLLPILGASAVRHRPGTRFHYSNVGFGVLGELVGRVRDSTWRDVVATQFLLPLGMSRTTMRPQAPAARGLAVHPWADVVLPEPEHDAGAMAPAGQIWSTVADLARWVGVVAGTSPVLRRDTVEAMWEPQSVDDARGGPWSVGYGLGLQLWNVEGRRHAGHSGSMPGFVAMLRVDVETGDAVIALTNSTSGFGDLPSRLLSTLATQEPLSPAPWVPREVPADVLELVGPWYWGPTPLLVRATSDGFELGGMTGRGRASRFVPAGEPGTWRGLDNYYAGELLRPVRGADGIVGHLDLASFRLTRTPYDPGADVPGGVDPRGWAPRG
- a CDS encoding nucleoside deaminase gives rise to the protein MSTGTPVTPVTETDLARLRDAIVVSRRARENGQHPFGAVLVDPSGAVVLESENSVPADGDCTAHAELKLARAAFQAFGSAALAEFTLYTSAEACAMCSGAIYWSGIGRVVHALSEARLAELTGDHEENPTMALSSAAVLNAGQRVVRVAGPALADEAAAVHEGFWV
- the lipB gene encoding lipoyl(octanoyl) transferase LipB produces the protein MELGVAALQVERVALGSRPVDYREAWALQRARHTEVVAGDRPDTVLLLEHAPVYTAGRRTNSWERPDDGTPVVDVDRGGRITWHGPGQLVGYPIVRLHGALDVVGYVRRLEELLIAVCARFGVEGYRVADRTGVWTGAEPLAPGWRSEGKLAAIGVRVAKGVTMHGFALNCDTDLRGFSHIVPCGLPDAGAASLSARSGRRVGVLDAADVVEELLPAAHLPG
- a CDS encoding DUF4191 domain-containing protein, whose translation is MARREKPAGATPAEKPKKQRFARTRQLKQVYDMTVRVDPGAKWVLLAALLGPIVVGLVLGLLVDHPIYFTILGVMVGVLLAMFLLGRRAERAAYMNLDGQKGAAGAALSSIRRGWTIEQEPVAAEARSQDMVFRATGRAGIVLVGDGPPTRVKKLLEAERRKVNRIAPNVPVHLFTVGDGGGENEVPLRKLASRVQRLKPQLTKDEVATVQKRLKALGGIRPPVPKGIDPMRARPDRRAMRGR